TTGAATAGGACAAGGTAGGGCGATCTTCTAGacttttcaaattgaatattttgcTTTTATCAATTGAACATATTTAAAACAGTATAAAAATAGAATAcataatgaaaatgagaatagaaAATctgtttcaaataaataaaaggaatcaAAATTCCTTGTGGTGGTAACATGAGGGCTGGAACCATCCCAGAGAGTGGTCGTGCGAGAGTTGCAATCACCATATGTTGGTCTCATATCGGTTGGGTACTTAGGTTGTGGTAAAAAAAACCATAGTGAGGTAGGTGTGTTTGATAAAGTTTTTGTTctgatgaataatttttttttcataaacactttttttctgtttctgttttcgagaataatttctgaacattcgaacacatttggtaactatacaaaatttctattttcgaaagagaaatgcatttggtatgacCCAATATATTTTGGTGACttagaatttatttttaatttattaataattttattacaattttctttttttttttttttctccttcctctagccggtcactGGTTGGCAAGGCTAGACAAGAGCTAGCGAGGTTGTTGGCCTTGGGGGAGCCTCACCCGGCCACCGCAAGGTTAGCATTGCCCTcgcgatggccggcgaggctcgagctcgctagatctaggTAAGGTgaagcctcactagatctgggaGATGTTGAGCCTTGCCCATCCATGGAGAGGCTTGGGGGAGCCTCGCTAATGGCCGGTGAGCTAGGGGCAACCTCGCGAGGGTTGGCAAGGCTTCAAGCAAGGTTGTCAAGCCTCGTCTGGCAATCGTCAGCCAGCGTTGAGGCAGGCAACTAGctaggggaaaaagaaaggaagagaaagattaaaaaaaaaaagaaggaaaagaaagaaaaggaaaggaaaaaaaaagcttgattttttttttttgattcttgCTTCTGGAGTTGTTCTCGGGAGTAAGAagcacacttttttttgtttttgtttttattagaaatttgttcttgggaacaaaacacttaccaaacgtgtttattcTGTTTCTACtcctgagaacaaaagaacataaacaccCGTTCTTGAGAGCGTTATCAAATGCAGCCTTAGATGGTGATCTTAACCCAAGGTTTagcaaaaattacaaaatggtGCTAGTGCAGAAGAGGTCGATTCGGGAAGAGCTTCCATTGGTGTTGTTTAGCACCATATCTTTGTCTCGCTTGATGGTATTCCATGACATTTTTTTGTGGTATATCACGACATTTTTTAAACAGAAGGACATGATTCTTAAACCACTTACGCGAAATATCAAGGCAATGTTGgatatagaaaaattccaacaaaaaataacaTTGGAAAGAATCTCTTCCAATTAAGTTATAATACCCTTCAAATGAATAAGagcaaaaaaagagaaggaaaaaaaaggaggtgGAGATGCGGGGTATCGAACCCCGTACCTCTCGCATGCAAAGCGAGCGCTCTACCATGTGAGCTACATCCCCATTCGATGACAGTGAGCATCTCTTTATCAATATCAACTCAATTATTTTAGCTCCTCAATTCAAAATGAGGGAGACCCCGTTCTCTCACTAGTTCAGCTTCGCTTcggtttcttcctttttcccgcCACGGCCGCCATGGAAATCGacgcgccgccgccgctggcCGCCGCCCTCCAGCGGAAGCAGTCCGCCTACCTCTCCCTGGTATGCGGGAATCTCCCTCCTTCCCCAATCGCGGGCTTTCTAGCGGGAACGAGCGGAGCTCAGCCTCCGAATCTCTCGCCTCAATCCTCACGCTTTCTTCTTTGTCGTTGTTTCGCCAAGCTTCTCTTTTTCCAGTCTCGAGCCGGTTGCGACTTCTTTTTCGTTCGATTTCTCCATCTGGGTCTTCTCTAATTTTCGCCGGCGGTGGCTTTTTGTTTTGGGGTGGGTTGAATTTTGCAGGATGAAACGTTCCAGATACAGAAGGAGACGTACCGGGGCCAACAGTACAGCCAGATTTACTTCGCTCGTCTCCACATGATGCGGACCCTCCTCTACTCTCTCGTTCCCAATTTGAAACCCCATGTCCCCGGTAAAATTTCCCGGCTTTTCGGGGTCTTTTTCGTCTTAAAGACTGTAGCTTTGCTTCGTTTCCGCGTCATTTTGAGCTGCCAGTCTTTCGATCCGGTTGGTGCATTTTGGGGTTTGACTACTCGCCTGGAAGGTGGATTGCTTGGGGAACTATCGAGTGCTTTGTAGTTCTCTTAGCCTTTGACTTTGCATTTTTGGTAACGTGATGAATATTCCGCGTGTGGGATCGAGGAGTTTTTGTAATTCTTCTGGTGACGATTTTATCTTTCGAAGATGTTTGGGGTagactttctttgttttttcttttccatggtTTTGTTGGAACACTCATCCTGTTTTGGCAAATGGGGTAATGCTAAAGTCTTACAAATTCCGAGTAATCTGTTTAAATTAATATGTGATGGATTGTTAATGGTTTTCACTAGCTTAAAAATTTGTTGAGATAGAAGAAGTTTAGCCCTGTGCTGAACCTTTCGTTATGTTTATAGAGTTGTTTTCTTGCTTGTTTCAGTTGCATTGTTCTTGCTTATATTGGTTGCATTGTGGGTCTCTGTCGGGATGCTTGTGAACATTTCCCCTGTTTTTCATAAACTGTTGAAATGCCTTTATGAAGCTCTACTAGTAGAACCTCATGAAGCTCTACTAGTAGAAGCCTCATCTTTTTCACTAATACCACAGGCTTGACATTCCATAGTGCAGTATCATTCATAATCACCACATGATGTCTTGTAGTTTGCACTGTACTGGGATTAGAAGGTGGCAAGGAATGCATTATTGTTGGTACTTTATACAAGCACATGAAGCTTAAACCTACTATACTTGATGAATACTCCAAAGAGGTAATTTTTTTCCCGGTAATCTCGTCCTGTATAATTGTGTTCTATTCACCGCACTCAGACTGCAATGTGTCTCCAAGATGCATtaagtttattttgttttatgtcctttcaaaaaaaaaaaaaaaaaaaagaggtctgCTGTTCCACTCGTGAAGCTCCACAACTTCATGCACCCTGATGATCATCTTGTGCTAGAAGACGAGAGTGGTAGAGTAAAGCTCAGTGGGAGTTTGTTTTCACCTGCTTCATATGTGACAGGTATGATCAGTTGCAGATTACAGGACTCTGTAATGGATTGACAATAGTTTTCTCATAAGTTAAACGAACTCAATTTTACAGAAGAATTTTGgctcaaaaaaaaagttttacaaAAGAATGAGTGACCGAATGCAAAGAGAAGAAATGTATGGGTAAAAGATAACTTTTATCTGTTTATAACTATATGAATCActgtttttcaataaaaaagaaacataaaaagcGTTAGTGTTATCGTGTCAATTGTGTCCAAACTTTGCAAATTTGAAGTTGAAAGAAAATCATCAGTTTCTTTTATCGTCATGAATTATGGGAACTGACATGGCTAGGGAAGGTGTTGTTGTTGCTTTGCATGGGAAGGAAACTGATGCTGGTGACTTTTTAGTTCAAGATGTCCTTGAAGCAGGCCTACCATCCCAGTTGGAGTTTCCTCTTAAGTCGAGTAAGAACCGATTCATTTTCCCATCTGTTTTCTTGTATTTCTTCTTTCTAGGAAGGGAGCATGGGTCACTCATCTTTCTGATTATTTTATAAGTTAAGCAATTTTTTGTAATAACCCAAGGAGTTGCTCAAGCAGTTAGCCTGTCCTATTCAAGGGCTGGGTTCTAATCATCAGATTTGCGCATTCTCTAGGCCATCCTTAGGAGCACAATCTTGAGTTCTCCTGTAGTTAACTTGTGTATGTGAGAAGGAGAGTTTAAAACACCAGGTGGGGATAAGTCGAGTTCTTGTAGCATTTCAAACACTGAATTGATAGCAAAAGGAGAAGTGACTCTGTGTAATAATAAGCCTATATATAAAGGCCTGCAATGTTTCTGAGCAGTTGAGATGTACTAAATGAGCATTGACATCTCGAGCTCTTAATGACAGTGCCTGCAGGTAGATATTGTGTGCAGAACATGTGATATACAAGAAGGCACATTAGGATATTTAGTTAGAGTAAAACATCATCTTCACTTGtctttgttgtttttgatgGTTTTGTTTTTGCTATTGTATTTCTAGAATGATGTATGATCCTGCTTTCCCCTTTAAGTAGTTTTTTTCATTTAAGGAAAAAGTTCCAGTTTCCTCATCATATATGCGAATCTTTATTCAGAGTGTGAAGTTTAGATTCTGCTTAAGTGTGTTTGTTCGGCACATCTTTTGCTATGTACTTTGTCTCAAGCTCATTGTTTTTTGCTTCAAGCAGGAGAAGACAAATATGTCGTTCTTGTGTCTGGGCTTAACATCGGGAGCAGCACTTGTAACCCCCTCCAGTTTCAGCTTCTTGTTGATCATATAACCGGACATCTTGGGGATGAACAGGTTAAGGCTACTTTTTGGTTTTCCTTCTCCCAACCCATCTATAGAGGATGGATGGCCAATCAATCTAAGTGACTGTCTTGCTTACTTTGCTATGCTGGCTGAACAGGAGCAAGGCATTGCAGCCGAAATTGTTCATGTTGTAATTGCTGGAAATTCTGTTGAAATTCCGCGTGGAATTCTTAACAGACAGGTATGTCATCTTATGCTTGCTTGCCCATAGAAAGGTGCTTTTCCTTGGAGGTGTTGTTGCCTACACAATCTTCTTTGCTTCCAGAAAGAAGTACAGAATACAGTGACTGCACATGGATATGAAGAGCTTCCCTTCTGTTTCTGTGATATACAGATACATGATTAACTTGTACAAGAATCTGCTAGTATTGAACTAGAGGAGTGACCTGCAGTTGTGTATTGACATGCCATTAAACATAATGCTTGTTGCATTTCCCTGAGGGCTAGGAaggtttttattttcataatttgcgTCTCCAAGGGAAAAGATTCTTGAATTTAACTGTACATTGCTTGACGTGGTTGATGAttgcttaaaaaaatgatagattTGTACTTAACTCTATGAGTGGAAGTAAATAGTCAGTAAGTGGGATAGAACAAATAAGGACAGTGATCATGATAAGTTTGGTTTTTTCTCTGTTAAGCAGTATTGATGACTGTCATTTGCTCAATTGTGGCAGAATTTGGCTTCTAAGGACCTATCGACATTGTCTGAACCAATTAAAGAGCTTGATATATTGCTCATGCAGGTGAATTTAATGTCTCTATGTGCACATATTCTTTTATGTGCAAAAAGGTATTGTTGTTATTGCCTCTTGAAAGATCAGGTTGCTGAAAGTCTTTACTTATATCTAGATAGCTGCAGGGTTGCCTTTGGATATCATGCCGGGGCCAAATGACCCAGCAAACTTTTCCTTGCCTCAGCAGGTTTGGTATCTTTCAATATTGTTAAATACGTTGGTGCTTAATTTTAGTAGTTCTTGCTAACTCTGCTTTTCCGTCAGCCTCTCAACAAATGCCTTTTCCCTGGTTCATCAGCCTACAACACGTTTAGATCTTGTACAAATCCTCattgttttgagcttgacaATATAAGGTAAGTATCCCATAATTTGACTGAAGACATACATGCATTAAACTGTTTTTCACCTGTGGTTTTTCCTTTCAGGTTTCTTGGTACATCAGGTCAAAACATTGATGATCTCGATAAGTACTCTGAAGCAAAAAATAAGCTTGAATTTATGGAAAGAACATTGAAATGGAGACATCTTGCACCAACAGCACCTAATACTCTGGGTAAATTTGCATTTTGTGGTATTATCGACTTTGCACTATTTATTGAAAGACATTGGCTTATGTTAACAAAAACTTATGCAAAGGGTGCCCAGCTGAATAGCACAGCACCATGTAGAGAATAGTTGGCTTAAGGCTTTTTTGAGGCACTCTTGTTCTTTCCCCATTATTGGACTGATCTTATATAATCATGACGCAGGCTGCTATCCTTTCGCTGATAGGGATCCTTTCCTTATCGAGAGTTGCCCTCATGTTTACTTTGTTGGGAATCAGGATAAATATGAGACACAGATGCTAAAAGGTGCAATTTCTTtagaatttcaaaataatttgcttTCCAGTggagactctctctctccctttgaaCCTCTGCAGTTTATGCAGCTCTGGCTGAAAGTTGATCACTTTTTTGCAGGATCAGAAGGGCAGTTGGTGAGACTCATTTCCATTCCTAAATTTTGTGAGACAGGAACTGCAGTTGTGGTATGGTCCCTTTTTGCTCTGGGCGTCAATATTTTTTGGAAGTATCAGGATATATACAAAGTCTTTTCTTACCTATAATTTCTGATTTTCTGGATGTAGTTCTGCCACTGTTGCTATCAATGTTATGGCATGTTAGTCTGCTTCTGCAAAGAATGTCTTATTTAAATAGTTAATTGCTTGGATGAAACTGGTGTTTGAATTATCACAAGTATAGATGACAAAAGATTATAATGAAAGGGGGGAAAACACAATTGGATTAAGAGAAATTGCACCTTATGCCACAGCTTATGTGGCTAATCTCCTCACCTTATCAAGGATTTGTGACAAAGTGAGCCTTGATTCAATTCTAGTATTTTATTGGAATAATCAAGCGAAAAGTTATTAGTATTATATTAATATTGTATCCTTTGTCATTTAACTCTAATCTACTGTCATATCTCCTGTCATGCAAAGTGTTTTAATACATTCTGGAAGGATAAGTGAGTGATTGTATTTCTTGAAGCCTGGTTATTTCACGAGTTCACTAGCAGTGTGGATGCTTGTCTAATCATGATAGACCCACCTTAGGCAGGGAGGTTATTTAAGCATGAAAGGAAGCTTGAGAATCTGCTTTTAAATTGTGAACTGGTGAAGGGACTGGCTCCTTATTGTACCTTGGATTGATAATCTGTGAAGATCGTTTTAGCTGCTGCACATTTTTAGGCGGATTGCATCTTGTTCCAGGAAGGAGAAAAAGTGGGACGAAATATGATGATAGAAATGCATAATGAGCTGCAAATTTGGTGGTTAAGTATACTTTAACATCACATGCACGGTCTGAAATTGAAAGCGCTTCTCTTGTTCAAAGCATTAACTGGTGATGACAAAGTTATGTTGAAAGATATCATCTGGAGATGCTCAAATATATATCATCTTCTGATTTTTTTGCAGCTAAACTTAAAAAACCTCGAGTGCCATACACTCACTTTTGGGACTTCAGTTTAGCTCGAGATGATGTTTCCTTAGACTGCAACGGAGGATTGATATGCTGAGTGGCTTCAAGCTGCTTTGCTCATCCTATTTGGCCACT
The sequence above is drawn from the Eucalyptus grandis isolate ANBG69807.140 chromosome 11, ASM1654582v1, whole genome shotgun sequence genome and encodes:
- the LOC104425494 gene encoding DNA polymerase delta small subunit isoform X1, giving the protein MEIDAPPPLAAALQRKQSAYLSLDETFQIQKETYRGQQYSQIYFARLHMMRTLLYSLVPNLKPHVPVCTVLGLEGGKECIIVGTLYKHMKLKPTILDEYSKERSAVPLVKLHNFMHPDDHLVLEDESGRVKLSGSLFSPASYVTGVVVALHGKETDAGDFLVQDVLEAGLPSQLEFPLKSREDKYVVLVSGLNIGSSTCNPLQFQLLVDHITGHLGDEQEQGIAAEIVHVVIAGNSVEIPRGILNRQNLASKDLSTLSEPIKELDILLMQIAAGLPLDIMPGPNDPANFSLPQQPLNKCLFPGSSAYNTFRSCTNPHCFELDNIRFLGTSGQNIDDLDKYSEAKNKLEFMERTLKWRHLAPTAPNTLGCYPFADRDPFLIESCPHVYFVGNQDKYETQMLKGSEGQLVRLISIPKFCETGTAVVLNLKNLECHTLTFGTSV
- the LOC104425494 gene encoding DNA polymerase delta small subunit isoform X2 → MEIDAPPPLAAALQRKQSAYLSLDETFQIQKETYRGQQYSQIYFARLHMMRTLLYSLVPNLKPHVPVCTVLGLEGGKECIIVGTLYKHMKLKPTILDEYSKERSAVPLVKLHNFMHPDDHLVLEDESGRVKLSGSLFSPASYVTVQDVLEAGLPSQLEFPLKSREDKYVVLVSGLNIGSSTCNPLQFQLLVDHITGHLGDEQEQGIAAEIVHVVIAGNSVEIPRGILNRQNLASKDLSTLSEPIKELDILLMQIAAGLPLDIMPGPNDPANFSLPQQPLNKCLFPGSSAYNTFRSCTNPHCFELDNIRFLGTSGQNIDDLDKYSEAKNKLEFMERTLKWRHLAPTAPNTLGCYPFADRDPFLIESCPHVYFVGNQDKYETQMLKGSEGQLVRLISIPKFCETGTAVVLNLKNLECHTLTFGTSV
- the LOC104425494 gene encoding DNA polymerase delta small subunit isoform X3; amino-acid sequence: MNIPRVGSRSFCNSSVCTVLGLEGGKECIIVGTLYKHMKLKPTILDEYSKERSAVPLVKLHNFMHPDDHLVLEDESGRVKLSGSLFSPASYVTGVVVALHGKETDAGDFLVQDVLEAGLPSQLEFPLKSREDKYVVLVSGLNIGSSTCNPLQFQLLVDHITGHLGDEQEQGIAAEIVHVVIAGNSVEIPRGILNRQNLASKDLSTLSEPIKELDILLMQIAAGLPLDIMPGPNDPANFSLPQQPLNKCLFPGSSAYNTFRSCTNPHCFELDNIRFLGTSGQNIDDLDKYSEAKNKLEFMERTLKWRHLAPTAPNTLGCYPFADRDPFLIESCPHVYFVGNQDKYETQMLKGSEGQLVRLISIPKFCETGTAVVLNLKNLECHTLTFGTSV